The Vicia villosa cultivar HV-30 ecotype Madison, WI linkage group LG1, Vvil1.0, whole genome shotgun sequence genome includes a region encoding these proteins:
- the LOC131623708 gene encoding putative nuclear RNA export factor SDE5, which produces MEIAGQNGGVYDEDEALRRLYDVFGASCTLENIAHAYCKANRNIDLAGEILYDMKEGSSTSGNQSCNSDAKVEVSSESSDGRSFESSFNGRKGFKPKIRPVSAGTVSSVIGKSYVKPAPSVNGFNGTTKPPKLDARTMPVTGIWREKSKPKADSSKRDQLQEDMEEFLFKMLGDGFKLERNVIREVLETCGYDMKKSLENLLDRSAMALDKRPADVRDVPGKVADMKRKSEAPGFEKQSNDLNCTRGNGNIDSVKEAEVHQRQKERHDIQKEVWSNLFSYREYVEKPPKRYVRRENTNLPYGDGHVVFEPPKDSAEEYKINMDFRRRDNEDDAEDEADYQCVRKAVKEYRVTMKEYYKAAVEAFAKGEQIKAEKLLEKGQFYKNKAREADEESSKMILQTRDSEPPLELDLHEHDPKEAVRLLKCHLSSLSGFSSFDHLKIIFDANDQANKKRSCRRLVLKLLEQESIKWVEGETAGTILIRLDNIDRKQLSFFKA; this is translated from the exons ATGGAAATTGCTGGCCAGAATGGTGGCGTATACGACGAAGACGAGGCGTTAAGACGGTTGTATGATGTGTTTGGAGCTTCGTGTACTCTTGAAAATATAGCTCATGCGTATTGCAAGGCGAATCGAAATATAGATTTGGCTGGGGAGATTTTGTATGATATGAAGGAGGGATCCTCGACCTCGGGGAATCAGTCGTGTAACTCGGATGCGAAAGTGGAGGTGTCGTCAGAGTCATCGGACGGACGTTCCTTTGAGAGTTCCTTCAATGGGAGGAAAGGATTCAAGCCGAAAATTCGGCCTGTTTCAGCGGGCACTGTTTCGAGTGTTATTGGTAAGAGTTATGTTAAACCCGCGCCATCGGTTAATGGGTTTAACGGTACGACTAAACCACCTAAGTTGGACGCGAGGACGATGCCAGTGACTGGAATCTGGCGTGAGAAGAGTAAGCCAAAGGCTGATTCTTCAAAGCGCGATCAGCTTCAAGAGGACATGGAGGAATTTTTGTTCAAGATGCTTGGAGATGGGTTTAAGCTGGAAAGAAATGTCATACGTGAAGTTCTAG AAACTTGCGGGTATGACATGAAAAAG AGCTTGGAAAACCTGCTAGATCGATCGGCGATGGCTTTGGACAAAAGGCCAGCTGATGTCCGTGATGTACCTGGGAAG GTTGCAGATATGAAAAGAAAATCTGAAGCACCGGGATTTGAAAAACAGTCTAACGATTTAAATTGTACTAGAGg TAATGGAAACATAGATTCAGTCAAAGAAGCGGAAGTACATCAGCGGCAAAAAGAGAGACATGACATTCAGAAAGAAGTCTGGTCTAATTTGTTTAGTTACCGGGAGTATGTTGAGAAGCCTCCTAAGAGGTATGTAAGGCGTGAGAATACGAATTTACCCTATGGAGATGGACACGTGGTGTTTGAACCTCCCAAAGATTCAGCGGAGGAATACAAGATCAACATGGACTTCAGGAGACGAGATAATGAAGATG ATGCTGAGGATGAAGCAGATTACCAATGCGTGCGAAAAGCTGTGAAGGAATATCGGGTGACAATGAAGGAATACTATAAAGCT GCTGTTGAAGCATTTGCGAAGGGAGAGCAAATCAAAGCTGAAAAACTTCTTGAAAAG GGACAATTTTACAAGAATAAGGCACGTGAAGCTGACGAAGAATCTAGCAAAATGATTCTTCAAACTAG GGATTCAGAACCCCCCCTAGAACTCGACTTGCATGAGCATGACCCTAAGGAAGCTGTTAGGTTACTGAAGTGTCATCTTTCTTCTCTTTCTGGTTTTTCAT CATTCGACCACCTCAAGATTATCTTTGATGCAAATGACCAAGCTAACAAAAAAAGGTCTTGCAGACGACTG GTATTGAAACTATTAGAGCAAGAGTCTATAAAGTGGGTCGAAGGAGAAACGGCTGGAACAATATTGATCCGCTTAGATAACATTGACCGAAAACAGCTGAGTTTTTTCAAAGCATAG